A DNA window from Hordeum vulgare subsp. vulgare chromosome 1H, MorexV3_pseudomolecules_assembly, whole genome shotgun sequence contains the following coding sequences:
- the LOC123404276 gene encoding uncharacterized protein LOC123404276 has translation MDMEPLFFSEAYVAKMVAEAREEKERCRREEEEKMRKEEEYRRRREAHEAVMHSIVQHDPKVDHNVYTRFFLRDFSVFDIDEESSVPPMRYTDSIYEDEFGLEDSANILSVSIVSSDVGFPVNVYGRVIARDSIDYKCIYLFHRNRDECQHLNEDGMLILTGPSRGLVLVDFIYLEIDLKIREDGVSPDRSFSKGLISIDGRVLSREKDVVVTSETLESWLSTIEVRFTTVLSAVECTFEIKLIEGLFKGNITVGIADKARSLDIEQATVIHDSTADGVVTSDESGVIKLQRSVITICLERNVMFHINNEAAGVCAERTFAFTPRRTGADEEKITCGAGKFGFRVVWSLMDFRL, from the exons atGGACATGGAGCCCCTCTTCTTCAGTGAGGCGTACGTGGCGAAGATGGTTGCGGAGGCGCGGGAGGAGAAAGAGAGATGTCggcgggaggaagaggagaagatgcgGAAGGAGGAGGAGTACCGGCGGAGACGCGAGGCACACGAAGCGGTCATGCACTCCATCGTCCAGCACGATCCCAAGGTCGACCATAACGTCTACACCCGGTTCTTTCTCagggatttctccgtcttcgacaTCGATGAAGAGT CATCTGTCCCTCCAATGCGATACACTGATAGTATCTATGAAGATGAATTTGGGCTAGAAGACTCTGCAAACATCCTCTCCGTCAGCATAGTCTCCTCAGATGTAGGCTTCCCAGTCAATGTCTATGGCCGTGTCATTGCCAGAGACAGCATTGACTACAAGTGCATTTATCTCTTTCACCGCAATAGAGATGAGTGCCAGCATCTCAACGAG GATGGAATGCTGATTTTAACTGGCCCAAGTCGAGGTCTAGTGCTGGTTGATTTCATCTATCTAGAGATAGATCTTAAAATCAGGGAAGATGGAGTGTCTCCAGACAGGTCATTTAGCAAGGGTCTAATAAGTATTGATGGCCGAGTACTGTCTAGAGAGAAAGATGTCGTGGTTACAAGTGAAACCCTTGAGAGCTGGCTCAGCACTATCGAAGTGAGATTCACAACTGTCCTGAGCGCAGTCGAGTGCACCTTTGAAATCAAGCTCATTGAGGGGCTTTTTAAAGGAAATATAACAGTTGGCATCGCGGATAAAGCTCGCAGTCTGGACATTGAACAAGCCACTGTGATTCATGATAGCACAGCAGATGGCGTTGTTACAAGTGATGAAAGTGGAGTTATCAAACTCCAGCGAAGTGTTATTACTATCTGTCTGGAAAGAAATGTCATGTTTCACATAAATAATGAGGCAGCTGGTGTTTGTGCTGAACGAACCTTTGCTTTCACTCCACGCCGCACTGGTGCAGATGAAGAAAAAATTACGTGTGGTGCTGGGAAGTTCGGATTCAGGGTTGTCTGGTCCTTGATGGACTTTAGGCTGTAA